In Salvia miltiorrhiza mitochondrion, complete genome, the following are encoded in one genomic region:
- the atpB gene encoding ATP synthase CF1 beta subunit — protein sequence MRMNPTTSGSGVSTLEKKNLGRIIQIIGPVLDVAFPPGQMPNIYNALVVKGRDTVGQPINVTCEVQQLLGNNRVRAVAMSATDGLMRGMEVIDTGAPLSVPVGGATLGRIFNVLGEPVDNLGPVDTRTTFPIHRSAPAFIQLDTKLSIFETGIKVVDLLAPYRRGGKIGLFGGAGVGKTVLIMELINNIAKAHGGVSVFGGVGERTREGNDLYMEMKESGVINEENIAESKVALVYGQMNEPPGARMRVGLTALTMAEYFRDVNEQDVLLFIDNIFRFVQAGSEVSALLGRMPSAVGYQPTLSTEMGSLQERITSTKEGSITSIQAVYVPADDLTDPAPATTFAHLDATTVLSRGLAAKGIYPAVDPLDSTSTMLQPRIVGEEHYETAQRVKQTLQRYKELQDIIAILGLDELSEEDRLTVARARKIERFLSQPFFVAEVFTGSPGKYVGLAETIKGFQLILSGELDALPEQAFYLVGNIDEATAKAINLEMESNLKK from the coding sequence ATGAGAATGAATCCTACTACTTCTGGTTCTGGGGTTTCCACGCTTGAAAAAAAAAACCTGGGGCGTATTATCCAAATCATTGGTCCGGTACTAGATGTGGCCTTTCCGCCAGGACAGATGCCTAATATTTATAACGCTCTGGTAGTTAAAGGCCGAGATACTGTTGGTCAACCAATTAACGTGACTTGTGAGGTACAGCAATTATTAGGAAATAATCGAGTTAGAGCTGTAGCTATGAGTGCTACAGATGGTCTGATGAGAGGAATGGAAGTGATTGATACGGGAGCTCCTCTAAGTGTTCCAGTCGGTGGAGCGACTCTAGGACGCATTTTTAATGTGCTTGGAGAGCCTGTTGATAATTTAGGTCCTGTAGATACTCGTACAACATTTCCTATTCATCGATCTGCGCCTGCCTTTATACAGTTAGATACAAAATTATCTATTTTTGAAACAGGAATTAAAGTAGTAGATCTTTTAGCACCTTATCGCCGTGGGGGAAAAATCGGACTATTTGGTGGAGCTGGGGTTGGTAAAACGGTACTCATTATGGAATTGATTAACAATATTGCCAAAGCCCACGGGGGGGTATCCGTATTTGGCGGAGTAGGTGAACGTACTCGTGAAGGAAATGATCTTTACATGGAAATGAAAGAATCTGGAGTAATTAATGAAGAAAATATTGCAGAATCAAAAGTGGCTTTAGTTTATGGCCAGATGAATGAACCGCCGGGAGCTCGTATGAGAGTTGGTTTGACTGCTCTAACGATGGCGGAGTATTTCCGAGATGTTAATGAACAAGACGTACTTCTATTTATCGACAATATCTTCCGTTTCGTTCAAGCCGGATCCGAAGTATCAGCCTTATTGGGTAGAATGCCTTCCGCTGTCGGTTATCAACCCACCCTGAGTACTGAAATGGGCTCTTTACAAGAAAGAATTACTTCTACCAAAGAAGGATCCATAACTTCTATTCAAGCGGTTTATGTACCTGCAGACGATTTGACCGATCCTGCCCCTGCTACCACATTTGCACATTTAGATGCTACTACCGTACTATCAAGAGGATTAGCTGCCAAAGGGATCTATCCGGCAGTAGATCCTTTAGATTCAACCTCAACCATGCTTCAACCTCGGATCGTTGGTGAGGAACATTATGAAACTGCGCAAAGAGTTAAGCAAACTTTACAACGTTATAAAGAGCTTCAGGACATTATAGCTATCCTTGGGTTGGACGAATTATCCGAAGAGGATCGTTTAACCGTAGCAAGAGCGCGAAAAATTGAGCGTTTCTTATCACAACCCTTTTTTGTAGCCGAAGTATTTACCGGTTCTCCGGGGAAATATGTTGGTCTAGCAGAAACCATTAAAGGGTTTCAATTGATCCTTTCCGGAGAATTAGATGCTCTTCCTGAGCAGGCCTTTTATTTAGTAGGTAATATCGATGAAGCTACCGCGAAGGCTATCAACTTAGAAATGGAGAGCAATTTGAAGAAATGA
- the atpE gene encoding ATP synthase CF1 epsilon subunit, translating into MTLNLCVLTPNRIVWDSEVKEIILSTNSGQIGVLPNHAPIATAVDIGILRIRLKDQWLTMALMGGFARIGNNEITVLVNDAEKGSDIDPQEAQETLEIAEASLRKAEGKRQIIEANLALRRARTRVEAVSAIS; encoded by the coding sequence ATGACTTTAAATCTTTGTGTACTGACCCCTAATCGAATTGTTTGGGATTCAGAAGTGAAAGAAATCATTTTATCTACAAATAGTGGTCAAATTGGCGTATTACCGAATCATGCTCCTATTGCTACAGCTGTAGATATAGGGATTTTGAGAATACGCCTTAAGGACCAATGGTTAACGATGGCTCTGATGGGCGGTTTTGCTAGAATAGGCAATAATGAGATCACTGTTTTAGTAAATGATGCGGAAAAGGGTAGTGATATTGATCCACAAGAAGCTCAGGAAACTCTTGAAATAGCAGAAGCTAGTTTGAGAAAAGCTGAAGGAAAGAGACAAATAATTGAGGCAAATCTAGCTCTCCGACGAGCTAGGACAAGAGTCGAGGCTGTCAGTGCAATTTCATAA
- the cox2 gene encoding cytochrome c oxidase subunit 2, with protein sequence MIVLECLFLTIAPCDAAEPWQLGSQDAATPMMQGIIDLHHDIFFFLILIFVFVSWILARALWHFHYQKNPIPQRIVHGTTIEILWTIFPSIILMFIAIPSFALLYSMDEVVVDPAITIKAIGHQWYWTYEYSDYNSSDEQSLTFDSYTIPEDDPELGQSRLLEVDNRVVVPEKSHLRIIVTPADVPHSWAVPSLGVKCDAVPGRLNQTSISVQREGVYYGQCSEICGTNHAFMLSIVVEAVPRKDYGSRVSNQLIP encoded by the exons ATGATTGTTCTAGAATGTCTATTCCTCACAATTGCTCCTTGTGATGCAGCAGAACCATGGCAATTAGGATCTCAAGATGCAGCAACACCTATGATGCAAGGAATTATAGACTTACATCACGATATCTTTTTCTTTTTGATTCTGATTTTTGTTTTCGTATCGTGGATCTTGGCTCGCGCTTTATGGCACTTCCACTATCAAAAAAATCCAATCCCTCAAAGGATTGTTCATGGAACTACTATCGAGATTCTGTGGACCATATTTCCTAGTATCATCCTGATGTTCATTGCTATACCATCATTTGCTCTTTTATATTCAATGGACGAGGTAGTAGTAGATCCAGCCATTACTATCAAAGCTATTGGACATCAATGGTATTGGACTTATGAGTATTCGGACTATAACAGTTCCGATGAACAGTCACTCACTTTTGACAGTTATACGATTCCAGAAGATGATCCAGAATTGGGTCAATCACGTTTATTAGAAGTGGACAATAGAGTGGTTGTACCAGAAAAAAGTCATTTACGTATTATTGTAACACCTGCTGATGTACCTCATAGTTGGGCTGTACCTTCCTTAGGTGTCAAATGTGATGCTGTACCTGGTCGTTTAAATCAGACCTCTATTTCGGTACAACGAGAAGGAGTTTACTATGGTCAGTGCAGTGAGATTTGTGGAACTAATCATGCCTTTATG CTATCTATCGTCGTAGAAGCTGTTCCTAGGAAAGATTATGGTTCTCGGGTATCCAATCAATTAATCCCCTAA
- the orf192 gene encoding hypothetical protein: MRRNLILPIPGSVGSTSSSPSEILQGIPIQNLGIEESDAVSSPFYFAGVVHIPGEIENPLTVEKLTQLNHFLVNVRRDFANNIIQSSYTKFLQCELDQTPAELLSAKLDFMLNREYAHLYHYFQTLGTHNPLDLCRQYENWCHYWYLQTLSAPSPLDPFSTDPVLYAMLFSISIIAAMFWLKNRKNKKPPLC; encoded by the coding sequence ATGAGAAGAAACCTTATATTACCAATACCAGGGTCAGTGGGTTCCACATCATCGTCTCCATCGGAAATTCTTCAGGGGATCCCTATTCAAAATCTGGGTATAGAGGAATCGGACGCAGTAAGCTCCCCTTTCTATTTTGCCGGGGTGGTTCACATCCCTGGTGAAATAGAGAATCCACTCACCGTGGAAAAATTAACCCAATTGAATCATTTTTTGGTCAATGTACGCCGTGATTTTGCGAATAACATCATCCAATCGAGCTATACCAAATTCCTCCAATGTGAATTAGACCAAACGCCTGCAGAATTACTCTCGGCTAAGCTCGACTTTATGCTTAATAGAGAGTACGCCCATTTGTATCACTATTTTCAAACTCTAGGAACTCATAACCCTCTTGATCTATGTCGACAGTACGAAAATTGGTGTCATTATTGGTATCTTCAGACTCTATCCGCCCCTAGCCCACTTGATCCATTTTCCACTGACCCTGTTCTTTATGCTATGCTATTCTCTATCTCCATCATAGCTGCTATGTTCTGGTTAAAGAATAGAAAGAATAAAAAGCCACCTTTATGTTAG
- the orf101 gene encoding hypothetical protein, translated as MCSNFWPCTDHPMDHGLNGHCLKGLCPRDRRPPTRYILRLWAAITIQEDTRNWKDKETDPVDCRATSPTTQERDSLKSQGRGWPRGPAWRLGISAGNAKVA; from the coding sequence ATGTGTTCCAATTTCTGGCCTTGCACCGACCATCCAATGGACCATGGACTAAACGGCCACTGCCTGAAAGGACTATGTCCAAGGGACCGCCGCCCCCCCACAAGGTACATCTTGCGCCTATGGGCCGCTATAACTATCCAAGAAGACACTCGAAACTGGAAGGATAAAGAAACCGACCCGGTGGACTGCCGAGCTACAAGTCCTACGACACAGGAGCGGGATTCTCTAAAAAGCCAAGGTCGTGGGTGGCCAAGAGGGCCCGCTTGGAGACTTGGGATCTCAGCAGGAAATGCGAAGGTTGCTTAA
- the orf106a gene encoding hypothetical protein: MRGESARSRLSLHVTVPSEELFPQSFSRGIPIGRGERYTERKELLSGIREGSKEKRKTVSDSGTHEQAGRNSYALAKGTGPIDQFILRLGNSSYRALLRLRLVGCE; this comes from the coding sequence ATGCGAGGAGAGTCTGCCCGTTCACGCCTTAGTCTTCACGTTACTGTGCCAAGTGAGGAACTCTTTCCCCAAAGCTTTAGCCGCGGGATACCGATTGGCCGAGGGGAGAGATACACCGAGCGAAAGGAGCTTCTGTCCGGTATTCGCGAAGGTTCGAAGGAGAAGAGGAAGACCGTAAGTGACAGCGGCACACACGAACAAGCGGGGAGAAACTCTTATGCCTTAGCTAAAGGGACGGGTCCCATAGACCAGTTCATACTGCGACTAGGGAATTCAAGTTACCGCGCCTTGCTCCGCCTGAGACTAGTCGGGTGCGAATAG
- the petL gene encoding cytochrome b6/f complex subunit VI codes for MLTITSYFGFLLVALTITSALFIGLSKIRLI; via the coding sequence ATGCTTACTATAACCAGTTATTTCGGTTTTCTACTAGTGGCTTTAACTATAACTTCAGCTCTATTTATTGGTCTGAGCAAGATACGACTTATTTAA
- the petG gene encoding cytochrome b6/f complex subunit V, giving the protein MIEVFLFGIVLGLIPITLAGLFVTAYLQYRRGDQLDL; this is encoded by the coding sequence ATGATTGAAGTTTTTCTATTTGGAATCGTGTTAGGTCTAATTCCTATTACTTTGGCTGGATTATTCGTAACTGCATATTTACAATACAGGCGTGGTGATCAGTTGGACCTTTGA
- the nad9 gene encoding NADH dehydrogenase subunit 9, protein MDNQFIFKYSWEILPKKWVKKMERSEHGNRSDTNTDYPFKLLCFLKLHTYTRVQVSIDICGIDYPSRKRRFEVVYNLLSTRYNSRIRVQTSADEVTRISPVVSLFPSAGRWEREVWDMFGVSSINHPDLRRISTDYGFEGHPLRKDLPLSGYVEVRYDDPEKRVVSEPIEMTQEFRYFDFASPWEQRSDG, encoded by the coding sequence ATGGATAACCAATTCATTTTCAAATATAGTTGGGAGATTTTACCCAAGAAATGGGTCAAAAAAATGGAAAGATCGGAACATGGGAATAGATCTGATACCAATACGGACTACCCATTTAAATTGTTGTGCTTTCTGAAATTGCATACCTATACAAGGGTTCAAGTTTCGATCGATATTTGCGGAATTGATTATCCCTCTCGAAAACGAAGATTTGAAGTGGTCTATAATTTACTGAGTACTCGGTATAACTCACGCATTCGTGTACAAACCAGTGCAGACGAAGTAACACGAATATCTCCGGTAGTAAGTCTATTTCCATCAGCCGGCCGGTGGGAGCGAGAAGTTTGGGATATGTTTGGTGTTTCTTCCATCAATCATCCGGATCTACGCCGTATATCAACAGATTATGGTTTCGAGGGTCATCCATTACGAAAAGACCTTCCTCTGAGTGGATATGTGGAAGTACGCTATGATGATCCAGAGAAACGTGTGGTTTCTGAACCCATTGAGATGACCCAAGAATTTCGCTATTTCGATTTTGCTAGTCCTTGGGAACAGCGTAGCGACGGCTAA
- the orf104a gene encoding hypothetical protein → MVKKRMTLLNMRKLRTSRITLSLSMDKTDYYNKSNMSYCMTFLNMGNTISSHIRIVTRQDRITLLEKKEWYIFSTRYANKGRVGQTELSVQCVWRRCSCMGARM, encoded by the coding sequence ATGGTAAAAAAAAGAATGACCTTGCTCAACATGAGGAAGCTTCGTACATCTCGAATTACATTGAGTTTGAGTATGGATAAGACAGATTATTACAATAAGAGCAATATGTCATACTGTATGACTTTTCTTAACATGGGGAACACGATTTCATCTCATATTAGAATAGTAACAAGACAAGATAGAATCACTTTATTAGAAAAGAAAGAGTGGTACATTTTCTCCACTAGGTACGCAAACAAGGGAAGAGTTGGGCAGACTGAACTTTCCGTACAATGTGTGTGGCGTAGGTGCTCGTGCATGGGCGCTCGGATGTAA
- the orf268 gene encoding hypothetical protein, whose translation MAQIRRKTVDQRQTKAQAHFQAMFNRVKAMKQVCGSLKLELAARIWLLKIKYPKILLFLKCLFWGLIMVRAGLIIYDNISALFASLPTCHMMAGAGSSVGSGDSGINSGWTSLLGSGNGNSSSGSSEDILDQPPQHQTGEPSHRCPYQPDEVIGGDSIDSIQQRLLSRYRSPSADVIERARIDAEDLFEVKAEIIQTMTPLHPEGDWLRRGARALDNNRTTTGEESLAKLYAMLEDLKANGIKSISFHNLKSKVFLRIDDIDSNSEIH comes from the coding sequence ATGGCTCAAATAAGAAGAAAGACAGTAGACCAAAGGCAAACTAAAGCGCAAGCTCACTTTCAAGCCATGTTCAATCGGGTGAAAGCTATGAAACAAGTATGCGGGAGTTTAAAACTAGAATTGGCAGCTCGTATATGGCTATTAAAAATCAAGTATCCGAAAATCTTATTATTCTTGAAATGTCTTTTTTGGGGTCTTATTATGGTTCGAGCTGGATTGATCATTTATGATAATATCTCTGCTCTATTTGCATCATTGCCTACTTGTCATATGATGGCTGGAGCTGGATCTTCCGTCGGAAGTGGAGATTCGGGCATCAACTCCGGATGGACATCCCTCCTAGGAAGTGGGAATGGGAACAGCTCTAGCGGCAGTTCCGAGGACATTCTCGATCAGCCACCCCAGCATCAAACTGGAGAACCCTCTCATCGGTGTCCATATCAACCCGATGAAGTGATCGGAGGAGACTCCATCGATTCAATACAGCAACGGCTTTTAAGCCGTTATCGATCGCCTTCGGCGGACGTCATAGAAAGGGCCCGAATCGACGCCGAAGATCTTTTTGAGGTCAAGGCGGAAATAATTCAAACAATGACACCCCTTCATCCAGAAGGGGATTGGCTTCGACGCGGGGCTCGCGCACTAGATAACAACCGGACTACCACGGGGGAGGAGTCCCTTGCTAAATTATATGCTATGTTAGAAGACCTAAAGGCAAATGGTATAAAATCGATATCATTTCATAATTTGAAGAGTAAAGTCTTCTTAAGAATCGATGATATCGATTCAAATTCCGAAATTCACTAA
- the nad6 gene encoding NADH dehydrogenase subunit 6, with product MILSVLSSPALVSGLMVVRAKNPVHSVLFPIPVFRNTSGLLLFLGLDFFAMIFPVVHIGAIAVSFLFVVMMFNIQIAEIHEEVLRYLPVSGIIGLIFWWEMFFILDNESIPLLPTQRNTTSLRYTVYAEKVRSWTNLETLGNLLYTYYFVWFLVPSLILLVAMIGAIVLTMHRTTKVKRQDVFRRNAIDSRRTIMRRTTDPLTID from the coding sequence ATGATACTTTCTGTTTTGTCGAGCCCTGCTTTGGTCTCTGGTTTGATGGTTGTACGTGCTAAAAATCCGGTACATTCCGTTTTGTTTCCCATCCCAGTATTTCGCAATACTTCCGGTTTACTTCTTTTCTTAGGTCTCGACTTTTTCGCTATGATCTTCCCAGTAGTTCATATAGGAGCTATAGCCGTTTCATTCCTATTCGTTGTTATGATGTTCAATATTCAAATAGCGGAGATTCACGAAGAAGTATTGCGCTATTTACCAGTGAGTGGTATTATTGGACTGATCTTTTGGTGGGAAATGTTCTTCATTTTAGATAATGAAAGCATTCCATTACTACCAACCCAAAGAAATACGACCTCTCTGAGATATACGGTTTATGCCGAAAAGGTACGAAGTTGGACTAATTTGGAAACATTGGGCAATTTACTTTATACCTACTATTTCGTCTGGTTTTTGGTTCCTAGTCTTATTTTATTAGTAGCCATGATTGGGGCTATAGTACTAACTATGCATAGGACTACTAAGGTGAAAAGACAGGATGTATTCCGACGAAATGCTATTGATTCTAGGAGGACTATAATGAGGAGGACGACAGACCCACTCACGATCGACTAA
- the orf208 gene encoding hypothetical protein: protein MLEAFGVSISYSKSIVSRSGAGEFAKRFRVKSMTKDLSPVSVKFLLNWFHPYGLMGLADKYNLPFKVACRIGGIGYKGLSTLGWRAQRLFLMYERRRLLFDLWLGGGQPLNPYHYGILVESLRSEPLQQLVPIPIEAFAREEEYELCEYTMVREWLTLLRWKCEKVATGDVRLEEFFDAPVVETKWYATNSEPELVRFGKLWKLYERA, encoded by the coding sequence ATGTTGGAGGCCTTTGGTGTTTCAATTTCTTATTCGAAATCCATTGTGTCTCGGTCTGGTGCCGGGGAGTTTGCTAAGCGGTTCAGGGTGAAGTCCATGACAAAGGACCTCTCCCCTGTGTCTGTAAAGTTTCTCCTTAACTGGTTTCATCCTTATGGTCTGATGGGCCTGGCAGATAAGTATAATTTGCCTTTTAAAGTTGCCTGTCGCATAGGTGGAATTGGTTACAAGGGTTTATCAACTCTTGGTTGGCGTGCACAACGCTTATTCCTCATGTACGAGCGACGTAGACTTCTATTTGACCTTTGGTTGGGTGGGGGTCAACCCCTAAACCCTTACCATTATGGGATTCTGGTCGAAAGTCTGAGATCGGAGCCTCTGCAGCAGTTAGTACCTATTCCAATTGAGGCTTTTGCCCGAGAGGAAGAATATGAGCTCTGCGAGTATACCATGGTGCGTGAGTGGCTCACGTTATTGCGCTGGAAGTGCGAGAAAGTTGCTACAGGTGACGTCAGGTTGGAGGAGTTCTTCGATGCTCCGGTAGTGGAGACGAAGTGGTATGCCACGAATTCGGAGCCAGAATTGGTCCGGTTCGGGAAACTATGGAAGCTCTATGAAAGGGCTTGA